A window of Solea solea chromosome 18, fSolSol10.1, whole genome shotgun sequence contains these coding sequences:
- the htr1b gene encoding 5-hydroxytryptamine receptor 1B yields the protein MELLVDVVTTEPVNATNGSFTTASSTVDESAQSLVYQIILAVVLSVITLATTLSNAFVIATISQSKKLQTPANFLIASLAVTDLLVSILVMPICVLYTVIHTWTLGQVVCDIWLSSDITCCTASILHLCVIALDRYWAITDAVEYSKKRTPGRAAGMVATAWVIAISISLPPLFWRQVKAEELTSCSVNTDHIFYTIYSTFGAFYIPTLLLIVLYGRIYVEARKRILKQSPKKVGKRLTSAHLVTNSPGSAASTAPLQGGKHDAMSSDTGSSTSENQVKVTLSDALLEKKRISAARERKATKTLGIILGAYIVCWLPFFIYTLVVATCDACFIQELFDFFTWLGYLNSLINPIIYTMSNEDFKKAFHKLVRFRCCRW from the coding sequence atggaGCTCCTCGTTGACGTCGTGACAACTGAGCCGGTGAACGCCACGAACGGCAGCTTCACCACAGCTTCGTCCACGGTGGACGAGAGCGCGCAGAGTCTCGTGTATCAGATCATTCTGGCGGTGGTGTTGTCCGTCATCACGCTGGCCACCACTTTATCCAACGCGTTTGTCATTGCGACAATCTCGCAGTCGAAAAAGCTGCAAACTCCGGCCAACTTTCTCATCGCCTCTCTGGCCGTCACTGACCTCCTCGTGTCCATCCTGGTGATGCCAATCTGCGTCCTGTACACCGTCATCCACACCTGGACGCTGGGCCAAGTCGTGTGCGACATCTGGCTCTCGTCGGACATAACGTGTTGCACTGCGTCCATACTCCATCTGTGCGTAATCGCTTTGGATAGGTACTGGGCCATCACGGACGCAGTGGAGTACTCCAAAAAGCGCACGCCCGGGCGCGCGGCGGGGATGGTGGCCACAGCCTGGGTCATCGCCATCTCCATCTCCCTGCCGCCGCTCTTCTGGAGGCAGGTGAAGGCGGAGGAGCTGACGAGCTGCAGCGTCAACACGGACCACATATTCTACACCATCTACTCCACCTTTGGGGCTTTTTACATCCCCACGCTGCTGCTCATTGTCCTCTACGGACGGATTTACGTCGAGGCTCGGAAGCGCATCCTGAAGCAGTCCCCCAAGAAGGTGGGGAAGAGACTCACCTCCGCGCACCTGGTCACCAACTCCCCGGGCTCCGCGGCGTCCACCGCCCCCTTGCAGGGCGGGAAACACGACGCCATGTCCAGCGACACCGGGTCCTCGACCAGCGAGAACCAGGTGAAAGTGACGCTGTCGGACGCTCTCCTGGAGAAAAAGCGGATTTCTGCAGCCAGAGAGCGaaaagccacaaaaacactGGGGATTATCCTCGGCGCGTACATCGTCTGCTGGCTGCCGTTTTTCATTTACACGCTGGTGGTGGCCACGTGTGACGCGTGTTTCATCCAAGAGTTGTTTGACTTCTTCACCTGGTTGGGTTACCTGAACTCCCTCATCAACCCCATCATATACACCATGTCCAATGAGGACTTTAAGAAAGCTTTTCACAAACTTGTCCGCTTCAGATGCTGCAGGTGGTGA